In Oceanobacillus sp. FSL K6-2867, one DNA window encodes the following:
- the xerD gene encoding site-specific tyrosine recombinase XerD encodes MLKYPLEDFIHFLRIERGLSDNTLGSYGRDLKHYMEHIEKAAKKQSWDQVSRNDITGFLYKLKDSGKSTATITRHVSSIRSFHQFLIREQVVTHDPSLHIETPKKERKLPDILSQADVEKLLDIQTNSPLAIRNKAMLELLYATGLRVSELISLKVGDLHLTMGFVQCFGKGSKERIVPLGDAARNALEQYLDLGRGKLVKNKSESASALFVNQHGRPLSRQGFWKILKGLARDVGINKTLTPHTLRHSFATHLLENGADLRAVQEMLGHADISTTQIYTHVTKARLKDMYKAYHPRA; translated from the coding sequence ATGCTGAAATATCCATTAGAGGATTTTATACACTTTCTGCGTATCGAGCGTGGCTTATCAGATAATACACTTGGTTCTTATGGACGTGATCTAAAGCATTATATGGAACATATCGAAAAGGCTGCTAAGAAACAATCTTGGGATCAAGTTTCCCGGAATGACATTACAGGTTTTCTGTACAAGCTTAAAGACAGTGGCAAGTCGACAGCTACTATTACCAGACATGTCTCATCGATTCGCAGTTTTCATCAATTTTTAATTCGCGAACAAGTTGTGACACATGACCCTAGTTTACATATTGAAACACCGAAAAAAGAAAGAAAGCTTCCAGACATACTTTCTCAAGCAGATGTAGAAAAATTACTTGATATTCAAACAAATTCTCCGCTTGCAATTCGTAATAAAGCAATGCTTGAATTGCTTTATGCAACAGGGCTTCGTGTATCAGAACTAATTTCATTGAAGGTTGGCGATTTACATTTAACAATGGGATTTGTTCAATGCTTTGGAAAAGGATCAAAGGAAAGAATTGTTCCTTTAGGAGATGCAGCTAGAAATGCTTTGGAACAATATTTAGACCTTGGAAGAGGAAAACTTGTAAAAAATAAATCTGAATCTGCATCCGCATTGTTTGTTAATCAACATGGAAGACCATTATCGCGGCAAGGCTTTTGGAAAATTTTAAAAGGATTAGCCAGAGATGTAGGTATCAATAAAACTTTAACACCGCATACCCTAAGACATTCCTTTGCAACTCATTTATTAGAAAATGGTGCAGACTTACGTGCGGTTCAGGAAATGCTTGGACATGCTGATATTTCAACAACTCAAATTTATACCCATGTCACAAAAGCACGATTGAAAGATATGTATAAGGCATACCATCCAAGAGCATGA
- a CDS encoding purine-nucleoside phosphorylase has translation MNHVAIKEASNFIKSKLEDTPEIGLILGSGLGVLGEEIENPTVIAYKDIPHFPESTVSGHKGQLVVGILEGKQVIAMQGRFHYYEGYSMNQVTFPVRVMKDLGIDSIIVTNAAGGINEEFNPGDLMLITDHINNMGDNPLIGKNDGELGVRFPDMSQSYDREFIKHAESCAASLGISVQKGVYVGNTGPAYETPAEVRMLRTIGGDAVGMSTVPEVMVSRHAGIRVLGISCISNMAAGILDQPLTHDEVIQTTEKVKTNFLQFVKKIVSSLPA, from the coding sequence ATGAATCATGTAGCCATTAAAGAAGCGAGCAACTTTATAAAAAGTAAATTGGAGGATACACCAGAAATTGGCTTAATTCTTGGATCTGGTTTAGGAGTTCTTGGCGAAGAGATTGAAAACCCTACAGTTATAGCCTATAAAGACATCCCGCATTTTCCGGAATCAACTGTATCCGGACATAAAGGACAACTTGTGGTAGGAATATTAGAAGGCAAACAAGTAATCGCAATGCAAGGTCGCTTTCATTATTATGAAGGCTATTCCATGAACCAAGTAACTTTTCCGGTTCGCGTAATGAAAGATTTAGGGATCGATTCCATTATCGTAACAAATGCTGCTGGGGGAATAAATGAGGAATTTAATCCTGGCGACCTCATGTTAATTACTGACCATATTAATAACATGGGAGATAATCCACTAATTGGAAAAAATGATGGGGAATTAGGTGTTCGTTTTCCTGATATGTCGCAGAGCTATGATCGTGAATTTATAAAGCATGCAGAAAGCTGTGCAGCTTCACTAGGTATCTCAGTGCAAAAAGGAGTGTATGTTGGAAATACTGGGCCGGCATACGAAACACCTGCAGAGGTGAGAATGCTGAGAACAATCGGTGGAGATGCTGTAGGAATGTCTACTGTACCAGAGGTTATGGTAAGCAGACATGCAGGTATCCGAGTTCTTGGTATTTCTTGTATTTCAAACATGGCTGCAGGTATTCTGGATCAGCCATTAACACATGATGAAGTAATTCAGACTACGGAAAAAGTGAAAACAAACTTCCTGCAATTCGTTAAAAAAATCGTAAGTTCATTACCAGCTTAG
- a CDS encoding YqzK family protein — MNRLIRDTIKVFLIFMMCTVLFYVGLQIMHREYEEIHRYDPPEGPAVKVSYSQTKLLERFQLFFQQGE; from the coding sequence GTGAACAGATTGATACGTGATACGATAAAAGTGTTTCTGATTTTTATGATGTGCACCGTTTTATTTTATGTTGGCTTGCAAATTATGCATCGCGAGTACGAGGAAATTCATCGTTATGATCCACCCGAGGGACCAGCTGTTAAGGTGTCTTATTCACAAACAAAGTTATTGGAACGTTTTCAATTATTTTTTCAACAGGGGGAGTAG
- the deoB gene encoding phosphopentomutase, which translates to MNQFKRVFLIVLDSVGIGEAPDAAKFNDVGADTLGHIAEHMDGLKMPHMGQLGLSNIKEIKGIGKTDNPKAHYTKMQEASNGKDTMTGHWEIMGLQISKPFRTFPDGFPDELLNELEKKSGRKIIGNKPASGTAILDELGEEHMKTGALIVYTSADSVLQIAAHEEVVPIEEQYRICEIARELTLDEKYMVGRVIARPFIGKPGAFERTSNRHDYALKPFGRTVMNELKDNQLDVIALGKISDIYDGEGVTEAVRTVDNDDGMTKLISSIDQDFTGISFLNLVDFDAKYGHRRDPEGYGQALEAFDARLPEVLEKLQEDDLLIITADHGNDPTHHGTDHTREYVPLLVHHKAIAEGKELPIKETFADIGATIADNFNIPMPNHGKSFLNEIK; encoded by the coding sequence ATGAATCAATTTAAACGTGTATTTTTAATTGTTTTGGATTCTGTAGGAATTGGAGAGGCGCCAGATGCAGCAAAATTCAATGATGTTGGCGCTGATACACTAGGGCATATTGCAGAACATATGGATGGATTGAAAATGCCTCATATGGGCCAATTAGGTTTAAGTAATATCAAGGAAATAAAAGGAATTGGAAAAACTGATAATCCAAAAGCACATTATACAAAAATGCAGGAAGCTTCTAATGGAAAAGATACGATGACTGGACATTGGGAAATTATGGGTCTGCAAATTAGCAAGCCATTTCGTACGTTCCCTGACGGTTTTCCAGATGAGTTATTAAATGAGCTGGAGAAAAAATCAGGAAGGAAAATTATTGGAAATAAGCCGGCTTCAGGTACTGCAATATTGGATGAGCTTGGAGAAGAACATATGAAAACAGGTGCATTGATTGTTTATACTTCTGCAGATTCTGTACTGCAAATCGCTGCACATGAGGAAGTCGTTCCAATCGAAGAACAATACCGAATTTGTGAAATCGCACGCGAGTTAACACTAGATGAAAAATATATGGTTGGTCGAGTTATTGCACGCCCATTTATTGGTAAACCTGGTGCCTTTGAGCGGACATCAAACCGACATGACTATGCATTGAAGCCATTTGGCAGAACAGTAATGAATGAACTGAAGGATAATCAATTGGATGTCATTGCATTAGGAAAAATTTCAGACATCTATGATGGAGAAGGTGTAACTGAAGCAGTTCGAACAGTGGATAATGATGATGGAATGACAAAGTTAATTTCATCGATAGATCAAGACTTTACAGGAATTAGCTTCCTGAATTTAGTTGATTTTGATGCGAAATATGGTCACAGAAGAGATCCAGAAGGTTATGGACAAGCATTGGAAGCATTTGATGCAAGATTGCCTGAGGTTTTGGAAAAATTGCAGGAGGATGATCTATTAATTATAACTGCAGACCATGGGAATGATCCTACACATCATGGTACAGACCATACGAGAGAATATGTACCATTGCTTGTGCATCACAAAGCAATTGCAGAAGGAAAAGAATTACCAATTAAAGAAACCTTTGCAGATATCGGTGCAACAATTGCTGATAATTTTAATATACCCATGCCGAATCATGGAAAAAGCTTTTTAAATGAAATTAAATAG